The Littorina saxatilis isolate snail1 linkage group LG13, US_GU_Lsax_2.0, whole genome shotgun sequence genome contains a region encoding:
- the LOC138945866 gene encoding cilia- and flagella-associated protein 251-like: DEEEEEVDEDDEEEEEEEEEEEEEEEKEEYDEEGDEKEKEEEGDEDEEEEEGAEDEDEGGEDDEEEVRDEEEEEGDEEEEEEKGGEEEEEEEEEDEEEEEEVDEDDEEEEEDHEEVEDKEEEVEDKEEEVEEDKEEEGNEDDEEGDEDEVEEERDEDDEEGDEDEVEEERDEEEEDHEEEEEVEDKEEDEEAEDKEEEEEEEVEEDEEAEDKEEDEEVEEEEEEEEEEEEEEEEEEEEEDDDKEEEKEEKVKREEEGRGGRAK; encoded by the exons gacgaggaggaggaggaggtggacgaggacgacgaggaggaggaggaggaggaggaggaggaggaggaggaggaggaaaaggaggagTACGACGAG GAGGGGGacgagaaggagaaggaggaggagggggacgaggacgaggaggaagaggagggggcCGAGGACGAGGATGAGGGGGGCGAGGACGACGAGGAGGAGGTGcgggacgaggaggaggaggagggggacgaggaagaggaggaggagaagg GTggcgaggaggaggaggaggaggaggaggaggacgaagaggaggaggaggaggtggacgaggacgacgaggaggaggaggaggatcaCGAGGAGGTGGAGGacaaggaggaggaggtggaggacaaggaggaggaggtggaggaggacaaggaggaggaggggaacgAGGACGACGAGGAGGGGGACGAGGACGAGGTAGAGGAGGAGCGGGACGAGGACGACGAGGAGGGGGACGAGGACGAGGTAGAGGAGGAGcgggacgaggaggaggaggatcacgaggaggaggaggaggtggaggacaaggaggaggatgaggaggcgGAGgacaaggaggaggaggaggaggaggaggtggaggaggatgaggaggcgGAGGACaaggaggaggatgaggaggtggaggaggaggaggaggaggaa gaggaggaggaggaggaggaggaggaggaggaggaggaggaggacgacgacaaggaggaggagaaggaggaaaaAGTGAAGAGGGAAGAGGAGGGAAGGGGAGGGAGAG CTAAATAA
- the LOC138945867 gene encoding glutamic acid-rich protein-like translates to MLAIPKAPKQPVVEIPDRAVECTGGGGGGGGGEEEHEEEQEGDEEEEEEEERDEDDEGEEGDEDDEEEEEEEEVNEEEEEEVDKDDEEEEEEEEEEEQDYEEEEEKGDEDDEKEEGAGEKEEEEEEGDKDDEEKEDYEEEEEKEGNEEGDEEEEEGDEEEGDEDDEEEEEEEEEDYEEEKEEGTKTTRRRRGTRTTRKRKRRRMITRLRRRRRRGTRKRRRRGTRTTRRRRGTRTRRRRITRKKITRRRKRTRTTRITRRRRRGTSRRRRGTRRRGGVGDYEEEEEEEEEEEEEKEEGDEDDEKEEEGDEGKEEGDEDDEEDYQVDKGGGKEDDEEDKERQEGNEKGDEEEEEGDKEEVDEDDEDDEEEDEEEEEEDEEEEEEEEEEEDYEEEKEEGTRTKRRRKGDEDDEEEDEDDYEAEEEEGDEEEKEEEGDEDDEEEEGDEDDEGDEDDEEEEEEHEEEESHEDDEVEGDEDDGEEEGDEEEEEGD, encoded by the exons ATGCTG GCCATTCCCAAAGCTCCAAAGCAACCAGTCGTCGAGATCCCTGACAGGGCAGTAGAGTGCACAG gaggaggaggaggaggaggaggaggagaggaggaaCACGAGGAGGAGCAGGAAGGGgacgaagaggaggaggaggaagaggagagggACGAGGACGacgagggggaggagggggacgaggacgacgaggaggaggaggaggaggaggaggtgaacgaggaggaggaggag GAGGTGGACAAGgacgacgaggaggaggaggaagaggaggaggaggaggagcaggattacgaggaggaagaggagaagggGGACGAGGACGACGAGAAGGAGGAGGGGGCCggggagaaagaggaggaggaggaggagggggacaAGGACGACGAGGAGAAGGAAGAttacgaggaggaggaggagaaggaggggaACGAGGAGGGGgatgaggaagaggaggagggggacgaggaggagggggacgaggacgacgaggaggaggaggaggaggaggaggaggattacgaagaagagaaggaggaggggaCGAAGACGacgaggaggagaagggggacaAGGACgacgaggaagaggaagaggaggaggatgatTACGAGgctgaggaggaggaggaggagggggacgaggaagagaaggaggagggggacgaggacgacgaggaggaggagggggacgaggacgaggaggaggaggattacAAGGAAGAAGATTacaaggaggaggaagaggacgaGGACGACGAGGATTacgaggaggagaaggagggggacgagtaggaggaggaggggaacgaggaggagggggggggtaggagattatgaggaggaggaggaggaggaggaggaggaggaggaggagaaggaggagggggaCGAGGACGacgagaaggaggaggagggggacgAGGGGAAGGAGGAAGGGGACGAGGACGACGAGGAGGATTACCAAGTGGA TAAAGGAGGAGGGAAAGAGGACGACGAGGAGGACAAGGAGAGGCAGGAGGGGAACGAGAAGGGGgacgaggaagaggaggagggggacaAGGAGGAGGTGGACGAGGACGACGAGGACgacgaggaggaggatgaggaggaggaggaggaggatgaggaggaggaggaggaggaggaggaggaggaggattacgaagaagaaaaggaggaggGGACGAGGACGAAAAGGAGGAGAAAGGGGGACGAGGACGACGAGGAagaggatgaggatgattacgaggcggaggaggaggagggggacgaggaagagaaggaggaggagggggacgaggacgacgaggaggaggagggggacgAGGACGACGAGGGGGACGAGgacgacgaggaggaggaggaggagcacgAGGAGGAGGAGTCGCACGAGGACGACGAGGTGGAGGGGGACGAGGACGACGGGGAAGAGGAGggggacgaggaggaggaggagggggactag